A single genomic interval of Osmia lignaria lignaria isolate PbOS001 chromosome 9, iyOsmLign1, whole genome shotgun sequence harbors:
- the Pex23 gene encoding tectonin beta-propeller repeat-containing peroxin 23 isoform X1: MPSSHLYAINNEGRVFGLSTTGNMWREFMYLGLEFKQLSAVPHFMWAIGGDRQVYVHVHGLDVPIRIKEEIYENERWLPLEGFCGRLLPTDRYNFSNQDGTVDRSRDKVKLPSMAWQWEGDWQIETTLDGQPLDHDGWTYAVDFPATYSTKKQWKSCVRRRKWVRYRRYSAMNSWCAIAPLHKDATKEPFIDISVGGNQVPGSSSGSLAVWAVTAHGRVMFRVGTSTTCPEGQRWSAIKLASGYEVCQISVGTTGLVWAVLMIGKALVRTGVTRENPMGEDWAEIDSPQKDLKLIQVSVGTDAVWAVTQDGGVWFRKGIKGEMSGVCEQMATGTGWVEMISKMSLVSVAPNDQVWAIGHEDRGLYYRTGITRSELTGKKWRIINAPLQLSRASSNASLSSNRHSMCGTPQQQRHQSWGSLNRPHSTSEGTTLIREWEEQSRSAPTPTSLKLWQRTNDGTSTKNPQQTSFQDIYLNEGEKKSANSLDMADLSEASVANITISNESLTKTGESIVVSGKGMGSTIKINPAAWSPVHSVGSMVGVEAHPETDGSIFDPDLTSDSGVYGEDESSGAMYWAECDASWYKVEAGACFVDPANPPKWIADTNGTSHGDIAEPWRIYILEELKKRLQEIEFDPLIYEKVVEKSSWIKNSDAKCKVKGSTTYEDCVIELEWISSDSGSLDSGTLTILNSDGATTIMQFPVSEIMCVVCCSEPGNPRIAIHTPRLSRSKVLRLQFSSDTEMEDWLSHLTSVSCQMNNVYGKPGPNSIWATTALGDVYVYDPAVVDENQYSNGVYVQELDVAGKDLPFECILQNGFGYGSSLEVTVCIHDDADRLSFNLVCYTTTFVKQKSVMESHDVALHFNPRLKENIIVRNTYQNGHWGDEERNGDSPLRAGSDFTLKIVCEPRGYRILIDDTEFTLYSHRISPQSITHFRIKGLMTLCSVLYKSTSVIIDPITMFWRQMGGHLKKVETCSSGVTWGIGYDSTAWVYTGGWGSLSLKGLDSNTGINTMVDTHNYYVYENQRWNPVTGYTSHGLPTDRYMWSDATGRHKRTREHTKLLSMHWHWVSDWIVDFHTPGGVDRDGWQYATDFPSQYHGKKQFTDYVRRRRWFRRCQLTASGPWQELGNTKLTDVSLYATDEPSTDAPIYIWAVASNGEALFRRGVSESCPMGVSWEHIPSDQALVGISCGPGGQVWAVGKNGSSYWRLGITSVKPAGIQWQNVEPPSGAHLKQISVGKDVVWALDTTGRLSVRREVQLNVFPEGTHWQTLPAMPNDPIHIDMSVINAKQGFRHVSVARKEGQVWAVSGAGILCRRIGITEKNPAGTGWVTGIGANWQYISVGGLVNKAK, from the exons ATGCCAAGTTCACACTTGTATGCTATAAATAATGAAGGGCGTGTATTTGGATTGTCTACAACTGGAAACATGTGGAGAGAGTTCATGTACTTGGGTCTTGAATTTAAGCAGTTATCTGCAGTACCACATTTTATGTGGGCTATAGGTGGAGATCGTCAGGTATATGTACATGTGCATGGTTTAGATGTACCTATAAGAatcaaagaagaaatatatgaaaatgaa CGTTGGCTTCCTTTAGAGGGATTTTGTGGTAGATTATTACCTACAGATAGgtataatttttctaatcaaGATGGTACAGTTGACCGTAGTAGAGATAAAGTAAAATTACCATCCATGGCATGGCAGTGGGAAGGTGATTGGCAAATAGAAACTACATTAGATGGCCAACCACTGGATCATGAT GGATGGACATACGCAGTTGATTTTCCAGCTACATATTCCACAAAAAAACAATGGAAATCCTGTGTTAGAAGAAGAAAGTGGGTACGGTATAGAAGATATAGTGCCATGAATTCATGGTGTGCTATTGCACCTCTTCATAAAGATGCAACCAAG GAACCATTCATTGATATATCTGTGGGTGGAAATCAAGTACCTGGAAGTAGTTCTGGAAGCCTAGCAGTTTGGGCAGTAACTGCCCATGGAAGG GTAATGTTTCGTGTTGGTACAAGTACAACTTGTCCTGAAGGGCAAAGGTGGAGTGCTATAAAATTAGCTAGTGGTTACGAAGTATGCCAAATCAGTGTTGGAACAACTGGTCTTGTGTGGGCTGTGTTGATGATCGGTAAAGCACTCGTGCGCACAGGCGTTACTAGAGAAAATCCAATgg GAGAAGACTGGGCAGAAATTGATTCCCCTCAAAAAGACTTAAAATTAATACAAGTTAGCGTAGGAACAGATGCTGTGTGGGCTGTAACTCAAGATGGAGGTGTGTGGTTTAGAAAAGGCATTAAAGGTGAAATGAGTGGAGTTTGTGAACAAATGGCTACCGGCACTGGATGGGTAGAAATGATAAGTAAGATGTCATTAGTATCAGTTGCTCCGAATGATCAG gtTTGGGCCATCGGTCACGAAGATCGAGGTTTATATTATCGTACTGGTATAACACGGTCGGAATTAACAGGTAAAAAATGGAGAATAATAAACGCACCCCTTCAGCTTAGTCGAGCAAGTAGTAACGCCAGTTTATCAAGTAATAGACATAGTATGTGTGGTACTCCTCAACAACAGCGACATCAAAGTTGGGGATCGTTG AATCGACCACATAGTACCAGCGAAGGTACTACGTTAATTAGAGAGTGGGAAGAGCAGTCTCGTTCTGCACCAACGCCAACATCCTTAAAATTATGGCAGCGTACAAATGACGGTACCTCGACTAAAAATCCACAGCAAACATCATTCCAAGATATATACCTAAATGAAGGGGAAAAAAA ATCTGCAAATTCATTAGATATGGCCGATTTAAGTGAAGCTAGCGTAGCAAACATAACTATATCAAATGAATCATTGACTAAAACTGGCGAATCTATAGTAGTTTCTGGAAAAGGAATGGGCAGTACTATCAAG ATAAATCCAGCTGCATGGAGTCCTGTTCACTCGGTTGGCTCTATGGTAGGTGTAGAAGCGCATCCAGAAACAGATGGAAGTATATTTGATCCTGACTTAACTAGTGATTCTGGTGTCTACGGAGAGGATGAAAGTTCCGGTGCAATGTACTGGGCCGAATGTGACGCTTCTTGGTATAAAGTAGAAGCAGGAGCGTGTTTCGTTGATCCAGCCAATCCTCCGAAATG GATTGCAGATACTAATGGTACAAGTCATGGTGATATAGCAGAACCCTGGAGAATATATATTttagaagaattgaagaaaagATTACAGGAAATAGAATTTGATCCATTGATATatgaaaaagttgttgaaaa ATCATCCTGGATAAAAAATAGCGATGCAAAATGTAAAGTTAAAGGCAGTACTACTTACGAAGATTGTGTTATCGAGTTAGAATGGATAAGTAGCGATAGCGGATCCTTGGATTCTGGAACTCTAACTATTTTGAATTCAGATGGAGCAACAACGATC atgCAGTTTCCTGTGTCTGAAATTATGTGTGTGGTATGTTGTAGTGAACCAGGTAATCCACGGATTGCGATTCACACTCCTCGATTATCTCGTTCTAAAGTACTTAGATTGCAGTTTTCTAGCGACACTGAAATGGAAGACTGGTTATCGCATTTAACTTCAG TTTCTTGCCAAATGAACAATGTTTATGGAAAGCCAGGACCTAATTCAATTTGGGCTACTACTGCATTAGGAGATGTGTACGTATACGATCCTGCAGTTGTTGAT GAAAATCAGTATAGTAACGGCGTTTACGTGCAAGAATTGGACGTTGCAGGAAAGGATTTACCttttgaatgtatattacaaaaTGGTTTTGGCTATGGCAGTTCCTTAGAAGTTACAGTTTGCATTCACGATGATGCTGACAG ATTATCATTCAATCTTGTCTGCTATACAACAACATTTGTAAAGCAAAAATCTGTAATGGAAAGCCACGATGTTGCGTTACATTTTAATCCAAGACTTAAGGAAAATATAATTGTACGAAACACGTATCAAAATGGACATTGGGGCGATGAAGAAAGAAACGGAGATAGCCCGTTGAGAGCTGGTTCGGATTTTACGTTAAAAATCGTTTGCGAACCACGGGGATATAGAATTTTGATTGACGATACAGAATTTACTCTTTATAGTCATAGAATATCACCGCAAAGTATTACACATTTTCGAATCAAAGGACTGATGACATTATGCAGTGTTCTTTATAAATCAACATCG GTAATCATTGATCCAATTACGATGTTCTGGAGACAAATGGGTGGCCATTTGAAAAAAGTTGAAACTTGTTCCTCCGGTGTAACATGGGGCATAGGGTATGATAGTACTGCATGGGTGTATACTGGTGGTTGGGGTAGTTTATCCCTAAAAG GATTAGATAGTAATACGGGAATAAACACTATGGTAGATACTCATAATTATTACGTATACGAAAATCAGCGTTGGAATCCGGTAACTGGATATACTTCTCATGGTCTTCCAACAGATCGTTACATGTGGAGCGACGCAACCGGACGTCATAAACGTACTCGAGAGCACACTAAACTGTTATCAATGCATTGGCATTGG GTGTCAGATTGGATAGTAGATTTCCACACCCCTGGAGGTGTTGACAGAGACGGTTGGCAATATGCTACCGATTTTCCTTCCCAGTATCACGGTAAAAAACAATTTACCGATTACGTTAGAAGGAGAAGATGGTTTCGAAGGTGCCAATTAACAGCTAGTGGTCCTTGGCAAGAATTAGGAAACACAAAATTGACTGACGTTTCCTTATAT GCAACAGACGAACCTAGCACGGATGCTCCTATATACATTTGGGCGGTAGCTTCTAACGGCGAAGCTTTATTTAGGAGAGGCGTTTCGGAATCGTGTCCAATG GGCGTTTCTTGGGAACACATACCCAGTGATCAAGCTTTAGTAGGTATTTCATGTGGACCTGGCGGTCAAGTTTGGGCTGTCGGAAAGAACGGCTCTTCTTATTGGAGGCTCGGCATTACATCTGTAAAACCTGCAG GCATacaatggcaaaacgttgaacCACCCTCGGGTGCTCACTTAAAACAAATTTCTGTTGGAAAAGATGTGGTGTGGGCATTAGATACAACTGGTAGATTATCTGTACGTCGGGAAGTCCAACTAAATGTTTTCCCGGAAGGAACACATTGGCAGACTCTTCCTGCGATGCCAAACGATCCTATTCATAtag ATATGTCTGTTATAAACGCGAAACAAGGTTTTCGGCACGTCAGTGTTGCAAGAAAAGAGGGTCAAGTATGGGCAGTTTCAGGAGCCGGTATACTGTGTCGTAGAATTGGTATTACTGAAAAGAATCCAGCAGGAACTGGTTGGGTGACCGGTATAGGG GCGAATTGGCAGTACATAAGTGTCGGTGGTCTTGTAAATAAAGCAAAATAA
- the Pex23 gene encoding tectonin beta-propeller repeat-containing peroxin 23 isoform X2, whose protein sequence is MNSWCAIAPLHKDATKEPFIDISVGGNQVPGSSSGSLAVWAVTAHGRVMFRVGTSTTCPEGQRWSAIKLASGYEVCQISVGTTGLVWAVLMIGKALVRTGVTRENPMGEDWAEIDSPQKDLKLIQVSVGTDAVWAVTQDGGVWFRKGIKGEMSGVCEQMATGTGWVEMISKMSLVSVAPNDQVWAIGHEDRGLYYRTGITRSELTGKKWRIINAPLQLSRASSNASLSSNRHSMCGTPQQQRHQSWGSLNRPHSTSEGTTLIREWEEQSRSAPTPTSLKLWQRTNDGTSTKNPQQTSFQDIYLNEGEKKSANSLDMADLSEASVANITISNESLTKTGESIVVSGKGMGSTIKINPAAWSPVHSVGSMVGVEAHPETDGSIFDPDLTSDSGVYGEDESSGAMYWAECDASWYKVEAGACFVDPANPPKWIADTNGTSHGDIAEPWRIYILEELKKRLQEIEFDPLIYEKVVEKSSWIKNSDAKCKVKGSTTYEDCVIELEWISSDSGSLDSGTLTILNSDGATTIMQFPVSEIMCVVCCSEPGNPRIAIHTPRLSRSKVLRLQFSSDTEMEDWLSHLTSVSCQMNNVYGKPGPNSIWATTALGDVYVYDPAVVDENQYSNGVYVQELDVAGKDLPFECILQNGFGYGSSLEVTVCIHDDADRLSFNLVCYTTTFVKQKSVMESHDVALHFNPRLKENIIVRNTYQNGHWGDEERNGDSPLRAGSDFTLKIVCEPRGYRILIDDTEFTLYSHRISPQSITHFRIKGLMTLCSVLYKSTSVIIDPITMFWRQMGGHLKKVETCSSGVTWGIGYDSTAWVYTGGWGSLSLKGLDSNTGINTMVDTHNYYVYENQRWNPVTGYTSHGLPTDRYMWSDATGRHKRTREHTKLLSMHWHWVSDWIVDFHTPGGVDRDGWQYATDFPSQYHGKKQFTDYVRRRRWFRRCQLTASGPWQELGNTKLTDVSLYATDEPSTDAPIYIWAVASNGEALFRRGVSESCPMGVSWEHIPSDQALVGISCGPGGQVWAVGKNGSSYWRLGITSVKPAGIQWQNVEPPSGAHLKQISVGKDVVWALDTTGRLSVRREVQLNVFPEGTHWQTLPAMPNDPIHIDMSVINAKQGFRHVSVARKEGQVWAVSGAGILCRRIGITEKNPAGTGWVTGIGANWQYISVGGLVNKAK, encoded by the exons ATGAATTCATGGTGTGCTATTGCACCTCTTCATAAAGATGCAACCAAG GAACCATTCATTGATATATCTGTGGGTGGAAATCAAGTACCTGGAAGTAGTTCTGGAAGCCTAGCAGTTTGGGCAGTAACTGCCCATGGAAGG GTAATGTTTCGTGTTGGTACAAGTACAACTTGTCCTGAAGGGCAAAGGTGGAGTGCTATAAAATTAGCTAGTGGTTACGAAGTATGCCAAATCAGTGTTGGAACAACTGGTCTTGTGTGGGCTGTGTTGATGATCGGTAAAGCACTCGTGCGCACAGGCGTTACTAGAGAAAATCCAATgg GAGAAGACTGGGCAGAAATTGATTCCCCTCAAAAAGACTTAAAATTAATACAAGTTAGCGTAGGAACAGATGCTGTGTGGGCTGTAACTCAAGATGGAGGTGTGTGGTTTAGAAAAGGCATTAAAGGTGAAATGAGTGGAGTTTGTGAACAAATGGCTACCGGCACTGGATGGGTAGAAATGATAAGTAAGATGTCATTAGTATCAGTTGCTCCGAATGATCAG gtTTGGGCCATCGGTCACGAAGATCGAGGTTTATATTATCGTACTGGTATAACACGGTCGGAATTAACAGGTAAAAAATGGAGAATAATAAACGCACCCCTTCAGCTTAGTCGAGCAAGTAGTAACGCCAGTTTATCAAGTAATAGACATAGTATGTGTGGTACTCCTCAACAACAGCGACATCAAAGTTGGGGATCGTTG AATCGACCACATAGTACCAGCGAAGGTACTACGTTAATTAGAGAGTGGGAAGAGCAGTCTCGTTCTGCACCAACGCCAACATCCTTAAAATTATGGCAGCGTACAAATGACGGTACCTCGACTAAAAATCCACAGCAAACATCATTCCAAGATATATACCTAAATGAAGGGGAAAAAAA ATCTGCAAATTCATTAGATATGGCCGATTTAAGTGAAGCTAGCGTAGCAAACATAACTATATCAAATGAATCATTGACTAAAACTGGCGAATCTATAGTAGTTTCTGGAAAAGGAATGGGCAGTACTATCAAG ATAAATCCAGCTGCATGGAGTCCTGTTCACTCGGTTGGCTCTATGGTAGGTGTAGAAGCGCATCCAGAAACAGATGGAAGTATATTTGATCCTGACTTAACTAGTGATTCTGGTGTCTACGGAGAGGATGAAAGTTCCGGTGCAATGTACTGGGCCGAATGTGACGCTTCTTGGTATAAAGTAGAAGCAGGAGCGTGTTTCGTTGATCCAGCCAATCCTCCGAAATG GATTGCAGATACTAATGGTACAAGTCATGGTGATATAGCAGAACCCTGGAGAATATATATTttagaagaattgaagaaaagATTACAGGAAATAGAATTTGATCCATTGATATatgaaaaagttgttgaaaa ATCATCCTGGATAAAAAATAGCGATGCAAAATGTAAAGTTAAAGGCAGTACTACTTACGAAGATTGTGTTATCGAGTTAGAATGGATAAGTAGCGATAGCGGATCCTTGGATTCTGGAACTCTAACTATTTTGAATTCAGATGGAGCAACAACGATC atgCAGTTTCCTGTGTCTGAAATTATGTGTGTGGTATGTTGTAGTGAACCAGGTAATCCACGGATTGCGATTCACACTCCTCGATTATCTCGTTCTAAAGTACTTAGATTGCAGTTTTCTAGCGACACTGAAATGGAAGACTGGTTATCGCATTTAACTTCAG TTTCTTGCCAAATGAACAATGTTTATGGAAAGCCAGGACCTAATTCAATTTGGGCTACTACTGCATTAGGAGATGTGTACGTATACGATCCTGCAGTTGTTGAT GAAAATCAGTATAGTAACGGCGTTTACGTGCAAGAATTGGACGTTGCAGGAAAGGATTTACCttttgaatgtatattacaaaaTGGTTTTGGCTATGGCAGTTCCTTAGAAGTTACAGTTTGCATTCACGATGATGCTGACAG ATTATCATTCAATCTTGTCTGCTATACAACAACATTTGTAAAGCAAAAATCTGTAATGGAAAGCCACGATGTTGCGTTACATTTTAATCCAAGACTTAAGGAAAATATAATTGTACGAAACACGTATCAAAATGGACATTGGGGCGATGAAGAAAGAAACGGAGATAGCCCGTTGAGAGCTGGTTCGGATTTTACGTTAAAAATCGTTTGCGAACCACGGGGATATAGAATTTTGATTGACGATACAGAATTTACTCTTTATAGTCATAGAATATCACCGCAAAGTATTACACATTTTCGAATCAAAGGACTGATGACATTATGCAGTGTTCTTTATAAATCAACATCG GTAATCATTGATCCAATTACGATGTTCTGGAGACAAATGGGTGGCCATTTGAAAAAAGTTGAAACTTGTTCCTCCGGTGTAACATGGGGCATAGGGTATGATAGTACTGCATGGGTGTATACTGGTGGTTGGGGTAGTTTATCCCTAAAAG GATTAGATAGTAATACGGGAATAAACACTATGGTAGATACTCATAATTATTACGTATACGAAAATCAGCGTTGGAATCCGGTAACTGGATATACTTCTCATGGTCTTCCAACAGATCGTTACATGTGGAGCGACGCAACCGGACGTCATAAACGTACTCGAGAGCACACTAAACTGTTATCAATGCATTGGCATTGG GTGTCAGATTGGATAGTAGATTTCCACACCCCTGGAGGTGTTGACAGAGACGGTTGGCAATATGCTACCGATTTTCCTTCCCAGTATCACGGTAAAAAACAATTTACCGATTACGTTAGAAGGAGAAGATGGTTTCGAAGGTGCCAATTAACAGCTAGTGGTCCTTGGCAAGAATTAGGAAACACAAAATTGACTGACGTTTCCTTATAT GCAACAGACGAACCTAGCACGGATGCTCCTATATACATTTGGGCGGTAGCTTCTAACGGCGAAGCTTTATTTAGGAGAGGCGTTTCGGAATCGTGTCCAATG GGCGTTTCTTGGGAACACATACCCAGTGATCAAGCTTTAGTAGGTATTTCATGTGGACCTGGCGGTCAAGTTTGGGCTGTCGGAAAGAACGGCTCTTCTTATTGGAGGCTCGGCATTACATCTGTAAAACCTGCAG GCATacaatggcaaaacgttgaacCACCCTCGGGTGCTCACTTAAAACAAATTTCTGTTGGAAAAGATGTGGTGTGGGCATTAGATACAACTGGTAGATTATCTGTACGTCGGGAAGTCCAACTAAATGTTTTCCCGGAAGGAACACATTGGCAGACTCTTCCTGCGATGCCAAACGATCCTATTCATAtag ATATGTCTGTTATAAACGCGAAACAAGGTTTTCGGCACGTCAGTGTTGCAAGAAAAGAGGGTCAAGTATGGGCAGTTTCAGGAGCCGGTATACTGTGTCGTAGAATTGGTATTACTGAAAAGAATCCAGCAGGAACTGGTTGGGTGACCGGTATAGGG GCGAATTGGCAGTACATAAGTGTCGGTGGTCTTGTAAATAAAGCAAAATAA
- the slif gene encoding cationic amino acid transporter slimfast, with protein MANRLWKALSRRRVDDSQDSKGELARVLGLFDLTALGVGSTLGIGVYVLAGSIAQSTAGPAVCISFLIAAIASAFAGMCYAEFASRVPKAGSAYVYSYVTVGEFIAFVIGWNLILEYIIGTASVARGLSNYLDALIGKVISETLLSAMPIRVSFLSEYPDFFAFGVVMLLVILLSIGVKESSMLNNIFTVINLATILIIIVAGSIKADPANWRIRVEDIDETVRNPGSGGFMPFGITGVMMGAAKCFYGFVGFDAVATTGEEAKNPQRNIPIAIVVSLVIILAAYFSISTVLTMMWPYYDQDPDAPFPYVFDKIGWPTIKWIVNIGAVFALCTSLLGSMFPLPRVLYAMGSDGVIFKRLANVHSKTMTPIFGTVISGLLTGTMTLIFDLHQLIEMMSIGTLLAYTIVAISVLILRYQGKGCASNTYSIAATNSYKLKPIDILKQIFNLRNQKEVTENSYKVAKYGIIMLCIFIFLTALCINYGGTELFSSNVVASVILVILIIIVLLNLAAVARQPTQDIDAAFKVPLVPVLPCCSIFINLYLMLQLDVFTWIRFAVWMFIGLSIYFFYGISHSEQGKRDKIEAEMMKRKYADQVRIVTKF; from the exons ATGGCGAACCGTTTGTGGAAGGCGCTGTCCCGAAGACGCGTCGACGACAGCCAGGACAGCAAGGGTGAATTGGCTCGGGTTTTAGGCCTTTTTGATCTGACGGCCCTAGGCGTGGGCTCTACACTCGGTATTGGAGTCTACGTCCTCGCTGGTAGCATAGCCCAATCGACGGCTGGCCCAGCTGTCTGTATCTCTTTCCTTATCGCTGCCATCGCTTCCGCGTTTGCGG GGATGTGCTACGCAGAATTCGCTTCCAGAGTTCCAAAGGCAGGTTCGGCATACGTCTACAGTTACGTCACAGTAGGAGAATTCATCGCCTTCGTTATAGGATGGAATTTAATTTTGGAGTATATAATAG GTACTGCCAGCGTCGCTCGAGGACTTAGTAATTACTTGGACGCATTGATAGGAAAGGTGATAAGCGAGACTCTATTGTCCGCAATGCCCATTCGCGTTTCGTTTCTGTCAGAGTATCCAGATTTCTTCGCGTTTGGAGTAGTGATGCTTCTAGTGATCTTACTGAGCATAGGAGTGAAAGAATCTTCCATGTTGAATAACATATTCACTGTGATCAATTTGGCTACCATTTTGATTATCATAGTTGCAGGTTCCATTAAAG CTGACCCAGCGAATTGGAGGATACGGGTAGAGGATATAGATGAAACAGTTAGAAACCCAGGATCAGGTGGATTCATGCCGTTTGGAATAACTGGAGTAATGATGGGAGCGGCAAAATGTTTCTATGGTTTCGTAGGGTTCGATGCGGTTGCAACCACCGGTGAAGAAGCTAAAAATCCTCAACGCAACATACCCATAGCTATTGTTGTGTCATTGGTCATTATCCTGGCCGCTTATTTTAGTATTTCTACTGTATTAACTATGATGTGGCCTTATTACGATCAG GATCCTGATGCCCCATTTCCTTACGTGTTCGATAAAATTGGATGGCCCACCATTAAATGGATCGTTAATATTGGTGCTGTATTCGCGTTATGCACAAGTTTACTTGGTTCAATGTTTCCCTTACCGCGAGTACTTTACGCTATGGGCAGTGATGGAGTGATCTTTAAACGTCTTgcgaatgtacattcaaaaacaatgaCCCCTATTTTTGGAACCGTGATTTCTGGTTTATTAACGGGAACCATGACTCTTATATTTGATCTTCACCAGTTAATTGAAATGATGTCCATTGGCACGTTATTAGCATACACAATAGTGGCAATATCCGTTTTAATATTGAG ATATCAAGGGAAAGGTTGTGCATCGAATACTTATTCTATAGCAGCAACGAATAGTTACAAATTAAAGCCAATCGACATCTTAaaacaaatattcaatttaCGCAATCAAAAGGAGGTAACCGAGAATTCGTACAAAGTTGCCAAATATGGTATTATAATGTTAT gtattttcatatttcttacTGCACTTTGCATAAATTACGGGGGTACGGAATTATTCAGCAGTAACGTAGTAGCGTCTGTGATACTAGTTATACTTATAataatagtgttattaaatctagCAGCTGTTGCCAGGCAGCCTACACAAGATATTGATGCAGCATTTAag GTACCATTAGTGCCAGTTCTTCCATGCTGTAGTATTTTTATAAATCTATATTTGATGTTGCAATTAGATGTTTTTACTTGGATTAGATTTGCTGTTTGGATGTTTATTG GTCTTagcatttatttcttttatggtATATCTCATAGTGAACAAGGAAAAAGAGATAAAATTGAAGCTGAAATGATGAAACGAAAATACGCGGATCAAGTTAGAATCGttactaaattttaa
- the Ssl1 gene encoding general transcription factor IIH subunit 2 Ssl1 — protein MADDEEEKEYRWETGYEKTWEAIKEDDHGLLEASVADIIHNAKRKRQMNRKIGARLGMMRHLYIILDASESMSIQDFKPTRFLCSLKLLEDFVDEFFYQNPISQLGIIITRNKRAEKVSELVGNSKKHIKEIQNMQQITPAGEPSLQNSLELALKSLRLLPSHASKEILVIIGALTTCDPGDINETIQSMKTDCVRCSVIGLAAELYICKRMATATGGEHGVALDDKHYKEQLNMHIDPPPAATRLDAALVKMGFPHHALHSSVNDSAMAVCMCHAENSEESVKLISTGYLCPQCLSKHCELPVECRACGLTLVSAPHLARSYHYLFPVEPFDEIVYDGTRSLCYGCQKNFSQIDKKVYVCNKCSQTFCLDCEIFIHESLHTCPGCATNPDTYQRSTDRS, from the exons atggctgatgatgaagaagagaaagaatacCGGTGGGAGACTGGTTATGAAAAAACATG GGAAGCAATTAAAGAAGATGACCATGGATTGTTGGAAGCATCTGTTGCAGATATTATTCATAATGCTAAAAGAAAGCGTCAGATGAATAGAAAGATTGGTGCCAGATTAGGAATGATGAGACATCTTTATATAATTTTGGATGCTTCTGAATCAATGTCAATTCAAGATTTTAAACCAACACGTTTTTTGTGTTctttaaaa CTTTTAGAAGATTTTGTGGatgaatttttttatcaaaatccTATAAGTCAGCTGGGAATAATTATTACAAGAAATAAAAGAGCAGAAAAAGTGAGCGAATTAGTTGGAAATTCCAAGAAACATATTAAG GAAATACAAAACATGCAACAGATTACACCAGCAGGTGAACCCTCACTGCAAAATTCTTTAGAATTAGCTTTAAAATCTTTACGCCTTCTGCCATCACATGCTAGCAAAGAAATACTTGTAATCATAGGAGCCCTTACCACTTGTGATCCAGGAGATATTAATGAAACTATACAA AGCATGAAAACAGATTGTGTAAGATGCAGTGTGATTGGGTTAGCTGCTGaattatatatttgtaaaagAATGGCAACAGCAACTGGTGGAGAACATGGAGTTGCATTAGATGATAAACATTACAAGGAACAGTTGAATATGCACATAGATCCACCGCCAGCTGCGACTAGACTAGATGCTGCTCTTGTAAAAATGGGCTTTCCTCATCATGCATTGCATTCTTCTGTAAACGATTCTGCTATGGCAGTATGTATGTG CCATGCCGAAAATTCTGAAGAATCTGTTAAACTTATTAGTACAGGGTATTTGTGCCCGCAGTGTCTCAGTAAACATTGCGAACTTCCTGTTGAGTGTAGAGCATGTGGGCTAACTTTGGTATCTGCTCCGCATCTAGCTCGATCCTATCATTACTTGTTTCCTGTTGAACCTTTCGACGAAATCGTATACGATGGAACTCGTTCGCTTTGTTACGGTTGTCAGAAAAACTTTTCACAGATAGATAAAAAG GTATACGTTTGCAATAAATGTAGCCAAACATTTTGCTTAGATTGCGAGATATTCATTCACGAATCTTTACATACATGTCCAGGATGTGCTACAAATCCAGATACATATCAAAGATCAACGGATAGATCGtaa